The genomic window GATTGTTGGATGGTTGTCATACCGTCAACGTAGGCGACGGTATGACGGATGCCCAACGGTATGGTGGTGGCATGGAGATCGCCGACGTGACGATGGTGGACGTGCTGCGGGCGGTCGCCGACCCGATCCGGCTGCGCATCGTTCAGGTGCTCGCCGACGGGAAGCCGCACGGCAAATGCGGCGAGCACTGGGACTTCGGCGTGCACAAGTCGACCATGACGCATCATTTCCGCACGCTGCGCGAAGCCGGCCTGACCCGAACCGTGGTGACCGGCCGCACCCACACCATCGAACTACGCCGCGCCGAACTCGACGCCCGTTTCCCCGGCCTGATCGACGCCCTGATCGCCGGTAGTCAGGAGACCGCGTCCGCGAGCATGTCGAGCTTCTCCCGTACGGCGGACTGAATCTCCTCGGTGGCCGAAGCGTCGATGACCTGGACGTTGGGCGCGGGTGTGCCGTCACCGACAGTGATGAAGGGGATGTCCGGGAACGTCGCCGCGTGCAGGGCGACCGCGCCGGCCGGAGCCTCGCCGACGGCGATGATCGTGCCGCAGCGGGAACCGGCCAGGGAGGCCAGATAGCCGGCGGCGTTCTCCGGCGTCTGCGGGTCGCTGACCCGCAGACGTTGAACGCGGACCAGAGTGTCCACTGAAGCCGCCTGCATCGTTGCCCAGACCGATGCGGCCGGCTCGGCGGTGACGCCCCGGTTGTCGGTGAGCAGACAGGCGGTGGCGTCGAGGTAAACGCGCTGACGGGGTGACTCTGGCCACAATGCCCAGACGCCGACGGTCACCGCGACCGCTGCGGCGACACCGGCCGCGGTCCACCCGAGAGCCTTGCGGGTGAAGACCTTTTCGCTGATCAGTGGCCAGGTCGACAGTGGTCGCGAGATTTCCGGCGCACGGCTCGCCGACCTTGTGTTGCGGGACATCGACGGAGAGTATGCAGGTCTTCACCAGCAAATCAAGATCTTGCAGTGATCGATAAGTTTCGCGCATGCTTCGCCGACCTTTGAGGAAACTGTGAGAGCGGGGCTCACTATGAGGCGGCGGATTGCTGTCTTCACTGCATTGACCGTCGGCCTGTCGTTGGGCGTGCCGCCGGAGGTGATTCCGGACAACGGTGGCTGGCCGGTGTCTGGTCTGCTGGCCGTCCTGCGGCAGGCGCCGGCGCTCGCCGACGTGGTCGGCGCACCGGTGCAGAAGGTCTTCGGTGATCCGGCCGACACCGATCACTACGTGTCATCG from Actinoplanes derwentensis includes these protein-coding regions:
- a CDS encoding ArsR/SmtB family transcription factor; translated protein: MEIADVTMVDVLRAVADPIRLRIVQVLADGKPHGKCGEHWDFGVHKSTMTHHFRTLREAGLTRTVVTGRTHTIELRRAELDARFPGLIDALIAGSQETASASMSSFSRTAD
- a CDS encoding type 1 periplasmic-binding domain-containing protein gives rise to the protein MSRNTRSASRAPEISRPLSTWPLISEKVFTRKALGWTAAGVAAAVAVTVGVWALWPESPRQRVYLDATACLLTDNRGVTAEPAASVWATMQAASVDTLVRVQRLRVSDPQTPENAAGYLASLAGSRCGTIIAVGEAPAGAVALHAATFPDIPFITVGDGTPAPNVQVIDASATEEIQSAVREKLDMLADAVS